A genome region from Quadrisphaera sp. RL12-1S includes the following:
- a CDS encoding FtsK/SpoIIIE family DNA translocase, which translates to MATRSPSRAPAKPRAAAKKPRAAAAAHARPRAPWPVRAVRGTWMGLAHAVGGSARKGRPDSSELDPDVRRDGIGLALVAAAIVVAAREWWGMPGTFGDVVHAVVAGTVGKVGLALPLALGLLALRLLLRPDAGSENSRVLVGLSAIAVAVAGMLHLGGAIGESPVTDLAAIREAGGVLGYLVATPVHAAVGEALTYVLLAILAVFGVLVTTATPVHLVPHRLGQLYRTLTGGDDVHGRGWADGEEDPDGELERRQLGRARGERRGDEAYEQAMEREAEVKPKRRRRGAVEDERPAFEEQAAAAPAAAEEVFDPFKDFGGEPTAAVAVEEPEDRPEPEQPRVSSAAGVTSHARGSAQGLQAPPTTQLPHRVEQMALAFTGSYEMPPDDVLKHGEGHATRTEANDRVVDALTAVLDNFSIDARVADFTRGPTVTRYEVELGTGVKVEKVTALSKNIAYAVASADVRILSPIPGKSAIGVEIPNTDREIVVLGDVLRSDVAQRNTHPMVMGIGKDVEGGYVITNLAKTPHLLVAGATGAGKSSFINSMITSILMRATPDQVRMILVDPKRVELTAYEGIPHLLSPIITNAKKAAEALDWVTQEMDRRYDDLAMYGFKHVDDFNAAIDEGRVEPIEGSERQLRRYPYLLVVVDELADLMMVAPRDVEASIVRITQLARAAGIHLVLATQRPSVDVVTGLIKANVPSRLAFATSSLADSRVVLDQPGAEKLIGQGDALFLPMGSSKPARVQGAWVSESEVERVVEHVKAQAAPEYVQDVVAPSNAQKIAEDVGDDLELMLAAAEHIITTQFGSTSMLQRKLRVGFAKAGRLMDLLEQRGVVGPSEGSKARDVYVKPDDMDEALARLRGDAAREPVHVPDGATQVVDLAEGEGWDDGVDEPSEGSEDAWELTDRY; encoded by the coding sequence ATGGCCACCCGTTCGCCCTCTCGCGCCCCCGCGAAGCCTCGCGCCGCCGCGAAGAAGCCGCGGGCGGCCGCCGCGGCCCACGCGCGCCCTCGTGCGCCGTGGCCCGTGCGGGCCGTCCGCGGCACCTGGATGGGCCTCGCCCACGCCGTGGGCGGCAGCGCCCGCAAGGGGCGTCCCGACAGCTCCGAGCTCGACCCGGACGTCCGCCGCGACGGCATCGGCCTGGCGCTCGTGGCGGCCGCCATCGTGGTGGCCGCCCGCGAGTGGTGGGGGATGCCGGGCACGTTCGGCGACGTCGTCCACGCGGTGGTGGCCGGCACGGTCGGCAAGGTCGGCCTGGCCCTGCCCCTCGCGCTCGGCCTGCTGGCCCTGCGGCTGCTGCTGCGCCCGGACGCGGGCAGCGAGAACAGCCGCGTCCTCGTCGGGCTGTCGGCCATCGCGGTGGCCGTGGCGGGCATGCTGCACCTCGGCGGTGCGATCGGGGAGAGCCCGGTCACCGACCTCGCGGCGATCCGGGAGGCGGGTGGGGTGCTCGGCTACCTGGTGGCCACGCCCGTGCACGCCGCGGTGGGGGAGGCCCTCACCTACGTCCTCCTCGCGATCCTCGCCGTGTTCGGCGTGCTGGTGACCACCGCGACGCCCGTGCACCTGGTGCCGCACCGCCTCGGCCAGCTCTACCGCACGCTCACGGGCGGCGACGACGTGCACGGTCGCGGCTGGGCGGACGGCGAGGAGGACCCCGACGGCGAGCTCGAGCGCCGCCAGCTGGGCCGCGCCCGCGGCGAGCGCCGCGGCGACGAGGCCTACGAGCAGGCCATGGAGCGCGAGGCGGAGGTCAAGCCGAAGCGCCGCAGGCGGGGGGCCGTCGAGGACGAGCGGCCCGCCTTCGAGGAGCAGGCCGCTGCCGCCCCCGCGGCGGCGGAGGAGGTCTTCGACCCCTTCAAGGACTTCGGCGGCGAGCCCACCGCGGCGGTCGCCGTCGAGGAGCCCGAGGACCGGCCCGAACCCGAGCAGCCGCGCGTGTCCAGCGCGGCGGGCGTCACCTCCCACGCCCGGGGCTCGGCTCAGGGGCTGCAGGCGCCGCCGACCACGCAGCTGCCCCACCGCGTGGAGCAGATGGCGCTGGCGTTCACCGGCAGCTACGAGATGCCGCCGGACGACGTCCTCAAGCACGGCGAGGGGCACGCGACCCGCACCGAGGCCAACGACCGGGTGGTGGACGCCCTCACCGCCGTGCTGGACAACTTCTCCATCGACGCGCGCGTCGCCGACTTCACCCGCGGGCCCACGGTCACGCGCTACGAGGTGGAGCTGGGCACGGGCGTGAAGGTGGAGAAGGTCACGGCCCTGTCCAAGAACATCGCCTACGCCGTGGCCAGCGCCGACGTGCGCATCCTGTCCCCGATCCCCGGCAAGTCCGCGATCGGCGTGGAGATCCCCAACACCGACCGCGAGATCGTCGTCCTCGGTGACGTGCTGCGCTCCGACGTGGCGCAGCGCAACACCCACCCGATGGTCATGGGCATCGGCAAGGACGTCGAGGGCGGGTACGTCATCACCAACCTCGCCAAGACGCCCCACCTGCTCGTCGCGGGCGCCACCGGCGCCGGCAAGTCGAGCTTCATCAACTCGATGATCACGTCGATCCTCATGCGGGCCACGCCCGACCAGGTGCGCATGATCCTCGTGGACCCCAAGCGCGTGGAGCTCACCGCCTACGAGGGCATCCCGCACCTGCTGAGCCCGATCATCACCAACGCCAAGAAGGCCGCCGAGGCGCTCGACTGGGTCACCCAGGAGATGGACCGCCGCTACGACGACCTCGCGATGTACGGCTTCAAGCACGTCGACGACTTCAACGCCGCCATCGACGAGGGCCGCGTCGAGCCGATCGAGGGCAGCGAGCGCCAGCTGCGCCGCTACCCGTACCTGCTCGTCGTCGTCGACGAGCTGGCCGACCTCATGATGGTCGCCCCGCGCGACGTCGAGGCCTCCATCGTCCGCATCACGCAGCTGGCGCGGGCCGCCGGCATCCACCTGGTGCTCGCCACGCAGCGGCCCTCGGTCGACGTGGTCACCGGCCTCATCAAGGCCAACGTGCCCTCGCGCCTGGCCTTCGCGACGTCCTCGCTCGCCGACTCCCGCGTGGTCCTGGACCAGCCGGGCGCGGAGAAGCTCATCGGCCAGGGCGACGCCCTGTTCCTGCCGATGGGCTCCTCCAAGCCGGCCCGCGTGCAGGGCGCCTGGGTCAGCGAGTCCGAGGTGGAGCGGGTGGTCGAGCACGTCAAGGCGCAGGCCGCGCCCGAGTACGTGCAGGACGTCGTCGCCCCCAGCAACGCCCAGAAGATCGCCGAGGACGTCGGTGACGACCTCGAGCTCATGCTGGCGGCCGCCGAGCACATCATCACCACGCAGTTCGGCTCCACGTCGATGCTGCAGCGCAAGCTGCGCGTGGGGTTCGCCAAGGCGGGCCGCCTCATGGACCTGCTGGAGCAGCGCGGCGTGGTGGGCCCCTCGGAGGGCTCCAAGGCGCGCGACGTCTACGTCAAGCCC
- a CDS encoding ribonuclease J: MTAPTTAPTTQTSGQTPGQPLGLPPKLARGTLRVVPLGGLGEVGRNMAVLEIDGKLLIIDCGVLFPEDHQPGVDLILPDFSYIADRLDDVVAVVLTHGHEDHIGAVPFLLRLRPDIPLVGSTLTLAFVEAKLKEHRIQPYTLAVREGQVEQLGPFECEFVAVNHSIPDALAVAVRTSAGTVLHTGDFKMDQLPLDGRITDLRAFARLGERGVDLFMVDSTNAEVPGFTTAEREITPVLDRVFATAQRRLIVASFASHVHRVQQVLDTAHKHGRKVAFVGRSMVRNMGVAADLGYLEVPKGVLVDLKQVDDLPDAKVVLMCTGSQGEPMAALSRMANHDHRVQVGPGDTVVLASSLIPGNENAVYRVINGLMRLGATVVHSGNARVHVSGHASAGELLYCYNIVKPKNAMPVHGEVRHLHANADLAVKTGVPRERVLITDCGTVVDLRDGRAKIAGQVPCGYVYVDGSSVGSITDADLKDRRILGDEGFISVFAVIDSSTGKVVAGPEVHARGVAEDTSTLQSIVPRVADALAQAVAQASQGGGGVDTHQLQQVVRRVVGRWAGTSLRRRPMIIPVVVEA; the protein is encoded by the coding sequence GTGACAGCCCCCACCACCGCACCGACCACCCAGACGTCCGGCCAGACGCCCGGCCAGCCCCTCGGGCTGCCGCCGAAGCTCGCCCGCGGCACCCTGCGCGTGGTGCCGCTCGGCGGCCTGGGCGAGGTCGGCCGCAACATGGCCGTGCTCGAGATCGACGGCAAGCTGCTCATCATCGACTGCGGCGTCCTCTTCCCCGAGGACCACCAGCCCGGCGTCGACCTGATCCTGCCCGACTTCAGCTACATCGCCGACCGCCTCGACGACGTCGTCGCGGTGGTCCTCACGCACGGCCACGAGGACCACATCGGCGCGGTGCCGTTCCTGCTGCGCCTGCGGCCCGACATCCCGCTGGTGGGCTCCACCCTGACGCTGGCCTTCGTGGAGGCCAAGCTCAAGGAGCACCGGATCCAGCCCTACACGCTCGCGGTGCGCGAGGGCCAGGTCGAGCAGCTCGGCCCGTTCGAGTGCGAGTTCGTGGCCGTCAACCACTCGATCCCGGACGCGCTGGCCGTCGCCGTGCGCACCAGCGCCGGCACCGTCCTGCACACCGGCGACTTCAAGATGGACCAGCTGCCGCTGGACGGCCGCATCACCGACCTGCGAGCCTTCGCGCGCCTCGGCGAGCGCGGCGTGGACCTGTTCATGGTCGACTCCACCAACGCGGAGGTCCCCGGCTTCACCACCGCCGAGCGCGAGATCACCCCCGTGCTCGACAGGGTCTTCGCCACCGCCCAGCGCCGCCTCATCGTGGCGAGCTTCGCCTCCCACGTGCACCGCGTGCAGCAGGTGCTCGACACCGCCCACAAGCACGGCCGCAAGGTGGCGTTCGTGGGCCGGTCGATGGTCCGGAACATGGGCGTCGCCGCCGACCTCGGCTACCTCGAGGTGCCCAAGGGGGTCCTGGTCGACCTCAAGCAGGTGGACGACCTGCCCGACGCCAAGGTCGTGCTCATGTGCACCGGCTCCCAGGGCGAGCCGATGGCCGCGCTGAGCCGGATGGCCAACCACGACCACCGGGTGCAGGTGGGCCCCGGTGACACCGTGGTCCTGGCCTCCTCGCTCATCCCGGGCAACGAGAACGCCGTCTACCGCGTCATCAACGGGCTCATGCGCCTGGGCGCCACGGTGGTCCACTCCGGCAACGCCCGCGTGCACGTCTCCGGCCACGCGAGCGCCGGTGAGCTCCTGTACTGCTACAACATCGTCAAGCCGAAGAACGCCATGCCGGTGCACGGCGAGGTGCGCCACCTGCACGCCAACGCCGACCTGGCCGTCAAGACGGGCGTGCCGCGCGAGCGCGTGCTCATCACCGACTGCGGCACCGTGGTGGACCTGCGGGACGGCCGCGCGAAGATCGCCGGCCAGGTGCCGTGCGGGTACGTCTACGTGGACGGCTCCTCGGTCGGCTCCATCACCGACGCCGACCTCAAGGACCGCCGGATCCTCGGCGACGAGGGCTTCATCTCCGTCTTCGCCGTCATCGACTCCTCCACCGGCAAGGTGGTGGCGGGACCCGAGGTGCACGCCCGCGGCGTGGCCGAGGACACGAGCACCCTGCAGTCGATCGTGCCGCGGGTGGCCGACGCGCTCGCGCAGGCGGTCGCGCAGGCGTCCCAGGGCGGCGGCGGGGTCGACACCCACCAGCTCCAGCAGGTGGTGCGCCGCGTGGTGGGCCGCTGGGCGGGCACCTCGCTGCGCCGCCGTCCGATGATCATCCCGGTGGTCGTCGAGGCGTAG
- the dapA gene encoding 4-hydroxy-tetrahydrodipicolinate synthase → MPDATAPAVHRPFGAVLTAMATPFTADGALDLPAAQALAERLVDEGNDGLVVAGTTGESPTLAEHEHDALLAAVVEAVGSRAHVVAGCGNNDTDHTLRRARAAEKTGVDGLLVVTPYYSKPPQEGLYRHFLAVADATGLPVMLYDIPGRTGTAVSTEVLLRLAGHPRVVAVKDAKDDLFASSQVMAAAGGEGGLAYYSGSDQLNLAHLAQGAAGVVSVVAHVAAGPYAAMVAAVDAGDLPAARQIHTRLLPAVTAIMTRTQGAIMVKAALELTGAIPNRHVRLPLVEATDEQVEQLSSDLRGADLL, encoded by the coding sequence GTGCCCGACGCGACCGCCCCCGCTGTCCACCGGCCGTTCGGGGCGGTGCTCACCGCGATGGCGACGCCCTTCACCGCTGACGGCGCGCTGGACCTGCCGGCCGCGCAGGCGCTCGCGGAGCGCCTCGTGGACGAGGGGAACGACGGCCTCGTGGTGGCCGGGACGACGGGGGAGTCCCCGACCCTCGCCGAGCACGAGCACGACGCCCTGCTCGCCGCCGTCGTCGAGGCGGTGGGCTCGCGGGCCCACGTCGTCGCCGGGTGCGGCAACAACGACACCGACCACACCCTGCGCCGCGCCCGCGCCGCCGAGAAGACCGGCGTGGACGGCCTGCTCGTGGTCACGCCGTACTACAGCAAGCCGCCGCAGGAGGGCCTGTACCGGCACTTCCTGGCCGTGGCCGACGCCACGGGCCTGCCGGTGATGCTCTACGACATCCCCGGCCGCACCGGCACCGCCGTCTCCACCGAGGTGCTGCTGCGCCTCGCGGGCCACCCGCGGGTGGTGGCCGTCAAGGACGCCAAGGACGACCTGTTCGCCTCGTCGCAGGTCATGGCCGCCGCCGGCGGCGAGGGCGGCCTGGCCTACTACTCCGGCAGCGACCAGCTCAACCTCGCGCACCTCGCGCAGGGAGCGGCCGGCGTCGTCTCCGTGGTCGCCCACGTGGCGGCCGGTCCCTACGCGGCCATGGTCGCCGCCGTCGACGCGGGCGACCTGCCCGCCGCCCGTCAGATCCACACCCGGCTGCTCCCCGCCGTCACCGCGATCATGACCCGCACCCAGGGCGCGATCATGGTGAAGGCGGCGCTGGAGCTGACCGGAGCCATCCCCAACCGCCACGTGCGCCTGCCCCTCGTGGAGGCCACCGACGAGCAGGTCGAGCAGCTCAGCTCCGACCTGCGAGGAGCAGACCTTCTGTGA
- a CDS encoding lysophospholipid acyltransferase family protein — MLYWLFKAVLYPVLTSLFRPEVKGLEHVPLTGPAVLASNHLSVSDSFFLPLMVPRRVSFMAKAEYFTGRGVKGRLTAGFFKGIGQLPVDRSGGKASQAAIDLALAVLDRGELFGIYPEGTRSPDGRLYRGKTGVARVALTSGVPVLPVAMHGTAEVQPIGRRIPRIRRVGITIGAPLDFSRYEGMENDRFVLRSVTDEITYEIMRLSGQEYVDVYATTMKDKLAASARERRAAAKAPRAEAAGPEVLGAGPGADSTTRRAHEPELGPEELGDVGTALPSDPAEPPRTDR; from the coding sequence GTGCTCTACTGGCTGTTCAAGGCGGTGCTCTACCCCGTCCTGACGTCGCTGTTCCGGCCGGAGGTCAAGGGCCTGGAGCACGTGCCGCTCACCGGGCCGGCGGTGCTCGCGAGCAACCACCTGTCCGTGTCGGACTCCTTCTTCCTCCCGCTCATGGTCCCGCGGCGGGTGAGCTTCATGGCCAAGGCCGAGTACTTCACCGGCCGCGGCGTCAAGGGCCGCCTCACCGCGGGCTTCTTCAAGGGCATCGGACAGCTCCCCGTGGACCGCTCGGGCGGCAAGGCCAGCCAGGCGGCCATCGACCTCGCCCTCGCCGTCCTGGACCGCGGCGAGCTGTTCGGCATCTACCCCGAGGGCACGCGCAGCCCCGACGGCCGCCTCTACCGCGGCAAGACCGGTGTGGCGCGCGTCGCTCTGACCAGCGGCGTCCCGGTGCTCCCGGTCGCCATGCACGGCACCGCCGAGGTGCAGCCGATCGGCCGCCGCATCCCGCGCATCCGCCGGGTCGGCATCACCATCGGCGCCCCGCTGGACTTCTCCCGCTACGAGGGCATGGAGAACGACAGGTTCGTGCTGCGCTCGGTGACCGACGAGATCACCTACGAGATCATGCGCCTGTCCGGCCAGGAGTACGTGGACGTCTACGCCACCACCATGAAGGACAAGCTGGCCGCCTCCGCGCGGGAGCGCCGGGCCGCCGCGAAGGCCCCGCGGGCGGAGGCCGCCGGCCCGGAGGTCCTGGGTGCCGGACCCGGTGCCGACTCCACCACCCGCCGCGCCCACGAGCCCGAGCTGGGCCCGGAGGAGCTGGGCGACGTGGGCACGGCGCTGCCCTCGGACCCCGCAGAGCCCCCGCGCACCGACCGGTAG
- a CDS encoding alpha/beta hydrolase, translating into MGVLAGAEAFSSGPSRAAAGTAGAPAVLLCHGFTGSPQGLRGWAEDLAAAGVAVRLPRLPGHGTRWQEMARTGWADWLGALEAELEQLRAAGHRVVVGGLSMGGGLALRLAADHPADVAGLVLVNPAVRLEGVRMAALPLLDRLGLLGRPGRERTAPAVGGDVAKPGAVEVAYDRVPLTAAAELVRGLRGVQRDLPLVHQPLVLLRSAVDHVVPASSSALVLERVGSADVREEVLARSFHVATLDHDAPRISAATLELVGRL; encoded by the coding sequence GTGGGTGTGCTGGCCGGCGCTGAGGCCTTCTCGTCCGGCCCGTCGCGCGCTGCGGCCGGGACCGCGGGCGCGCCTGCGGTCCTGCTGTGCCACGGTTTCACCGGCAGCCCCCAGGGCCTGCGCGGGTGGGCGGAGGACCTCGCCGCCGCCGGCGTCGCGGTGCGCCTGCCCCGGCTGCCCGGGCACGGCACCCGCTGGCAGGAGATGGCCCGGACGGGCTGGGCGGACTGGCTCGGCGCTCTGGAGGCGGAGCTGGAGCAGCTGCGGGCGGCCGGGCACCGCGTCGTCGTCGGCGGGCTGTCGATGGGCGGGGGCCTGGCGCTGCGCCTCGCAGCGGACCACCCCGCCGACGTCGCCGGGCTGGTGCTCGTCAACCCCGCGGTGCGCCTGGAGGGCGTGCGGATGGCCGCGCTGCCGCTGCTGGACCGGCTCGGGCTGCTGGGGCGTCCCGGCCGCGAGCGCACCGCACCGGCGGTCGGCGGTGACGTCGCGAAGCCGGGCGCCGTGGAGGTCGCCTACGACCGGGTGCCGCTGACGGCGGCCGCCGAGCTGGTCCGGGGCCTGCGCGGGGTCCAGCGGGACCTCCCCCTCGTGCACCAGCCGCTGGTGCTGCTGCGCTCCGCCGTCGACCACGTGGTGCCCGCCTCCTCCAGCGCGCTCGTGCTGGAGCGGGTCGGCTCGGCCGACGTGCGCGAGGAGGTGCTGGCCCGCAGCTTCCACGTGGCCACGCTCGACCACGACGCGCCCCGCATCAGCGCGGCCACCCTCGAGCTGGTGGGCCGGCTGTGA
- a CDS encoding ROK family glucokinase, giving the protein MSTPSGAPRDDLAGALTVGVDIGGTKIAAGVVDPSGRVVARTRRETPARDVGAIAAAVVDAVGELRRAHDVAAVGVAAAGFVDASRSVVTFAPNLAWRDEPVRADLERALGLPVVVENDANAAAWGEFAHGTGRSASSAEHEVHDMVLLTIGTGLGGGIVVGDRLLRGASGFAGELGHVRVVPDGHPCGCGNRGCWEQYASGRALVREARAMARTGSPLAAHLLELVGDDPEAIQGPTVTRAALEGDTAAVELLADLGRWIGEGAASVVAALDPSLVVVGGGVSEAGDLLLAPARAAFARQLTARGHRPPIPVELASLGNDAGMIGVADLARTA; this is encoded by the coding sequence GTGAGCACCCCTTCCGGAGCACCCCGGGACGACCTGGCCGGCGCACTGACCGTCGGCGTGGACATCGGCGGCACCAAGATCGCAGCAGGGGTGGTGGACCCCTCCGGCCGCGTCGTGGCCCGCACCCGCCGCGAGACCCCGGCCCGCGACGTCGGCGCCATCGCCGCGGCCGTGGTGGACGCCGTCGGCGAGCTGCGGCGAGCCCACGACGTCGCCGCGGTGGGCGTGGCCGCCGCCGGCTTCGTGGACGCCAGCCGCTCGGTGGTCACCTTCGCGCCCAACCTGGCCTGGCGCGACGAGCCGGTCCGCGCGGACCTGGAGCGCGCCCTCGGGCTGCCGGTGGTGGTGGAGAACGACGCCAACGCCGCCGCGTGGGGCGAGTTCGCCCACGGCACCGGGCGCAGCGCCAGCAGCGCCGAGCACGAGGTGCACGACATGGTGCTGCTGACCATCGGCACCGGCCTGGGCGGCGGCATCGTCGTCGGGGACCGCCTCCTGCGCGGCGCCAGCGGCTTCGCCGGGGAGCTCGGCCACGTGCGGGTGGTGCCCGACGGCCACCCCTGCGGCTGCGGCAACCGCGGCTGCTGGGAGCAGTACGCCTCGGGCCGGGCGCTGGTGCGCGAGGCCCGCGCGATGGCGCGCACCGGCTCGCCGCTGGCGGCGCACCTGCTGGAGCTGGTCGGGGACGACCCCGAGGCGATCCAGGGGCCCACGGTCACCAGGGCAGCGCTGGAGGGCGACACGGCGGCCGTCGAGCTGCTCGCCGACCTGGGCCGCTGGATCGGGGAGGGCGCCGCCAGCGTGGTCGCCGCGCTCGACCCGTCGCTCGTGGTGGTCGGCGGCGGCGTCTCCGAGGCCGGTGACCTCCTGCTCGCCCCGGCCCGCGCCGCCTTCGCCCGCCAGCTCACCGCGCGCGGCCACCGCCCCCCGATCCCCGTGGAGCTCGCCTCGCTCGGGAACGACGCGGGGATGATCGGCGTGGCCGACCTCGCCCGCACCGCCTGA
- a CDS encoding AMP-dependent synthetase/ligase produces the protein MIERAEPLAVQVDPSQSVTDLLVEVAAESPDLPLLARPVGERWEELGAAEVVRRVRAIAAGLAAAGVAPGDRVALLSRTRLEWTLTDYAIWWAGAVTVPVYETSSAEQAAWIVSDSGCTAAVVEQPRHRDLLASVASETPDLDPARVWVIDDGGLEAVEALGRDASLAVDEAELERRRAAVTGADLATIIYTSGTTGRPKGCQLTHANFVVLSRNAVAAIPDVFAAGASTLLFLPLAHVFARFVQVLCLAGRSTLAHTPDAKDLTRDLATFRPTYVLAVPRVFEKVYASAEQKAIEGGKGKVFARAAAVAEAFSRAQDSARDGGRGPGLALRAQHAVFDRLVYAKLRAALGGRAQYAVSGGGPLGERLGHFFKGVGVTVLQGYGLTETTAPTTVSRPERVKVASVGRPLPGCSVRIDTDGEVLVKGPHVCTGYWNNPAADAEAFDADGWFRTGDLGSLDDEGFLSITGRKKEIIVTAGGKNVAPAVLEDRLRAHPLISQALVVGDGRPYVGCLLTLDADVLPGWLRARGMPVLDVAAAARDEGVRAVLAEAVDQANAAVSRAEGIKRFAVLQDDFTEANGLLTPSLKLRRRQVMAAHADAVDELYSSRS, from the coding sequence GTGATCGAGCGAGCCGAGCCCCTGGCCGTCCAGGTCGACCCCTCCCAGTCCGTCACCGACCTGCTGGTGGAGGTGGCCGCCGAGTCCCCGGACCTGCCGCTGCTGGCGCGCCCGGTGGGCGAGCGGTGGGAGGAGCTGGGGGCGGCCGAGGTGGTGCGCCGGGTCAGGGCGATCGCCGCCGGGCTGGCCGCCGCGGGCGTGGCCCCCGGGGACCGGGTGGCGCTGCTCAGCCGGACCCGGCTGGAGTGGACCCTCACCGACTACGCCATCTGGTGGGCCGGCGCGGTGACGGTGCCGGTGTACGAGACGTCCTCGGCCGAGCAGGCCGCGTGGATCGTCTCCGACTCCGGCTGCACCGCCGCGGTGGTCGAGCAGCCCCGCCACCGGGACCTGCTGGCGTCCGTGGCCTCCGAGACCCCCGACCTCGACCCGGCGCGGGTCTGGGTCATCGACGACGGCGGCCTCGAGGCCGTCGAGGCGCTCGGGCGCGACGCGTCGCTGGCGGTGGACGAGGCGGAGCTGGAGCGGCGCCGGGCCGCGGTGACGGGGGCGGACCTCGCCACGATCATCTACACCTCCGGGACCACGGGCCGCCCCAAGGGCTGCCAGCTCACGCACGCCAACTTCGTGGTGCTCTCGCGCAACGCCGTGGCCGCCATCCCCGACGTGTTCGCCGCGGGCGCTTCCACGCTCCTGTTCCTGCCGCTGGCGCACGTCTTCGCCCGCTTCGTCCAGGTGCTGTGCCTGGCGGGGCGCTCCACGCTGGCGCACACGCCCGACGCGAAGGACCTCACCCGCGACCTGGCGACCTTCCGGCCCACGTACGTGCTGGCGGTGCCGCGCGTCTTCGAGAAGGTCTACGCCAGCGCCGAGCAGAAGGCCATCGAGGGCGGGAAGGGCAAGGTCTTCGCCAGGGCCGCCGCCGTCGCCGAGGCCTTCAGCCGCGCCCAGGACTCCGCCCGCGACGGCGGCCGCGGCCCCGGGCTGGCGCTGCGGGCGCAGCACGCGGTCTTCGACAGGCTCGTCTACGCCAAGCTGCGCGCCGCCCTGGGCGGCCGGGCGCAGTACGCCGTCTCCGGCGGCGGGCCGCTCGGCGAGCGGCTGGGGCACTTCTTCAAGGGCGTGGGGGTGACCGTGCTGCAGGGGTACGGCCTCACCGAGACCACCGCCCCCACCACGGTGAGCCGGCCCGAGCGGGTCAAGGTCGCCTCGGTGGGACGCCCGCTGCCCGGCTGCTCGGTGCGCATCGACACCGACGGGGAGGTGCTGGTCAAGGGCCCGCACGTGTGCACGGGCTACTGGAACAACCCCGCCGCCGACGCCGAGGCCTTCGACGCCGACGGCTGGTTCCGCACCGGTGACCTGGGCTCCCTGGACGACGAGGGCTTCCTGTCCATCACCGGGCGCAAGAAGGAGATCATCGTCACCGCCGGCGGCAAGAACGTCGCCCCCGCGGTCCTGGAGGACCGGCTGCGCGCCCACCCGCTCATCAGCCAGGCCCTCGTGGTCGGAGACGGGCGCCCCTACGTCGGGTGCCTGCTCACCCTCGACGCCGACGTCCTGCCCGGCTGGCTGCGCGCCCGCGGCATGCCGGTGCTCGACGTCGCGGCGGCCGCGCGGGACGAGGGCGTGCGGGCCGTGCTCGCCGAGGCCGTCGACCAGGCCAACGCCGCGGTGTCCCGCGCCGAGGGCATCAAGCGGTTCGCGGTGCTGCAGGACGACTTCACCGAGGCCAACGGCCTGCTGACGCCGTCGCTGAAGCTGCGCCGGCGCCAGGTGATGGCCGCCCACGCCGACGCCGTGGACGAGCTCTACAGCTCCAGGAGCTGA
- a CDS encoding glycosyltransferase family 4 protein codes for MSATLVVTNDFPPRAGGIESFVESVVRRLPGRVVVHTRRHPALADAQRAMDAELGALGVVVVRDPRTLLLPTPALARRVSATARAHGCDRAWFGAAAPLGLLAPALRRAGVRRTVATTHGHEVWWARLPGSRAALRAVAARNDAVTVLGPATGAPIAAALPPPLRGRLTTLSPGVDPAAFGRPQDDDAGRALRERWGLAARPLVLCVSRLVARKGQDVLLRALPQVQRAVPGAALVLVGEGPRRRHLERLADSLGLRRGPGGDVVLTGRLPGGQLAAALAAADVFAMPCRDRLGGLETEGLGICFLEAAASGRPVVVGRSGGAPDAVRDGETGLLVDGTDVGAVAGAVASLLADPARARALGAAGRAWVREAWGWDERAAALAQLLEL; via the coding sequence GTGAGCGCCACCCTCGTCGTCACCAACGACTTCCCCCCGCGCGCGGGCGGCATCGAGTCCTTCGTGGAGAGCGTCGTGCGGCGCCTGCCGGGCCGCGTGGTGGTCCACACCCGCCGCCACCCCGCCCTGGCGGACGCGCAGCGCGCGATGGACGCCGAGCTGGGCGCCCTCGGCGTCGTCGTCGTCCGCGACCCCCGGACCCTCCTCCTGCCGACCCCGGCCCTCGCCCGCCGCGTCAGCGCCACGGCCCGCGCGCACGGCTGCGACCGCGCGTGGTTCGGCGCCGCGGCCCCCCTGGGCCTGCTCGCCCCGGCGCTGCGGCGCGCGGGGGTGCGCCGCACGGTGGCGACCACCCACGGCCACGAGGTCTGGTGGGCGCGCCTGCCCGGGTCGCGGGCGGCGCTGCGCGCCGTCGCCGCGCGCAACGACGCGGTCACCGTGCTCGGTCCCGCCACCGGCGCGCCCATCGCCGCCGCCCTCCCGCCCCCCCTGCGCGGACGCCTCACCACGCTGTCCCCCGGGGTGGACCCCGCCGCGTTCGGCAGGCCCCAGGACGACGACGCCGGCCGCGCCCTGCGCGAGCGGTGGGGCCTGGCGGCCCGGCCCCTGGTCCTGTGCGTCTCCCGGCTGGTGGCCCGCAAGGGCCAGGACGTGCTGCTGCGCGCCCTGCCGCAGGTGCAGCGGGCCGTCCCCGGGGCCGCGCTGGTGCTGGTGGGGGAGGGGCCGCGCCGCCGGCACCTCGAGCGCCTGGCGGACTCCCTCGGCCTGCGCCGCGGCCCGGGCGGCGACGTGGTGCTGACCGGCCGGCTGCCGGGTGGCCAGCTGGCGGCGGCGCTGGCGGCGGCGGACGTCTTCGCGATGCCCTGCCGCGACCGGCTCGGCGGGCTCGAGACGGAGGGGCTCGGCATCTGCTTCCTGGAGGCCGCCGCCAGCGGCCGCCCCGTGGTGGTCGGGCGCTCCGGCGGGGCGCCGGACGCCGTCCGGGACGGCGAGACGGGGCTGCTGGTGGACGGCACCGACGTCGGCGCGGTCGCGGGCGCCGTGGCGTCGCTGCTGGCCGACCCGGCCCGCGCCCGCGCCCTGGGGGCGGCGGGCCGGGCCTGGGTCCGCGAGGCGTGGGGCTGGGACGAGCGCGCCGCGGCGCTGGCTCAGCTCCTGGAGCTGTAG